In one window of Acipenser ruthenus chromosome 34, fAciRut3.2 maternal haplotype, whole genome shotgun sequence DNA:
- the LOC117402121 gene encoding CD209 antigen-like protein D isoform X2, translated as MADSNDFEHFDLHQQTAQRKYQDMKRNCGSAVAFCTTCFRPPVNDEDEEVNYIHVEESTESEEQIRKGKSKPMKTKDRNVCGSKSIVVLYILLVATSMVWMILLSKAFAKHSEISAEIENLRNSRTILKGNESAISAELQELRNTLISLKANVTEEIQNLRVEQTLLKEKVCVIKTCPCEWTLFSGKCYYFSNENRDWKKAREFCQSQDSDLAVINSDEELNYLKGKVRVDHLVGMSDLETEGVWKWLDGSLVDGRMWNPGEPNNQGKEDCGEMSNGKLNDIPCNIKQRWICEKTL; from the exons ATGGCAGACAGTAACGACTTTGAACATTTTGACTTGCATCAACAAACTGCACAAAGAAAATATCAGGACATGAAAAGAAACTGCGGATCAG CAGTGGCATTTTGCACAACGTGTTTTCGACCACCTGTGAATGACGAAGATGAGGAAGTTAACTATATACACGTGGAAGAATCTACTGAATCTGAGGAACAGATTCGCAAAGGGAAGTCTAAACCCATGAAGACTAAAG aTCGTAATGTCTGTGGAAGCAAATCCATTGTTGTTCTCTACATTCTGTTGGTGGCTACCTCGATGGTGTGGATGATCCTGCTCTCCAAGGCATTTGCAAAAC attcGGAAATCTCTGCTGAAATCGAGAACCTGAGAAACTCGAGGACAATTTTGAAAGGAAATG AATCTGCAATATCTGCCGAACTACAAGAGCTGCGGAATACACTGATCAGCCTGAAAGCAAACG tCACTGAAGAAATACAAAACCTGAGAGTGGAGCAAACCCTCCTGAAGGAAAAAG tgtgcGTCATCAAGACCTGCCCTTGTGAATGGACCTTGTTTAGTGGGAAATGTTACTACTTTTCCAATGAGAACAGAGACTGGAAGAAAGCAAGAGAATTCTGTCAATCCCAAGACTCGGACCTTGCAGTGATCAACAGTGATGAAGAGCTG AACTATTTAAAGGGCAAAGTTCGAGTGGATCACTTGGTTGGAATGAGCGATTTGGAGACAGAAGGGGTCTGGAAGTGGTTGGATGGGAGTTTAGTGGATGGGAG AATGTGGAATCCTGGGGAACCAAACAATCAAGGAAAAGAAGACTGTGGTGAGATGAGCAACGGCAAGCTGAATGACATCCCTTGCAACATAAAACAACGATGGATCTGTGAAAAAACACTTTAA
- the LOC117402121 gene encoding CD209 antigen-like isoform X1 — protein sequence MADSNDFEHFDLHQQTAQRKYQDMKRNCGSAVAFCTTCFRPPVNDEDEEVNYIHVEESTESEEQIRKGKSKPMKTKDRNVCGSKSIVVLYILLVATSMVWMILLSKAFAKHSEISAEIENLRNSRTILKGNESAISAELQELRNTLISLKANVTEEIQNLRVEQTLLKEKDSKIMANVTNLENYVSKVCVIKTCPCEWTLFSGKCYYFSNENRDWKKAREFCQSQDSDLAVINSDEELNYLKGKVRVDHLVGMSDLETEGVWKWLDGSLVDGRMWNPGEPNNQGKEDCGEMSNGKLNDIPCNIKQRWICEKTL from the exons ATGGCAGACAGTAACGACTTTGAACATTTTGACTTGCATCAACAAACTGCACAAAGAAAATATCAGGACATGAAAAGAAACTGCGGATCAG CAGTGGCATTTTGCACAACGTGTTTTCGACCACCTGTGAATGACGAAGATGAGGAAGTTAACTATATACACGTGGAAGAATCTACTGAATCTGAGGAACAGATTCGCAAAGGGAAGTCTAAACCCATGAAGACTAAAG aTCGTAATGTCTGTGGAAGCAAATCCATTGTTGTTCTCTACATTCTGTTGGTGGCTACCTCGATGGTGTGGATGATCCTGCTCTCCAAGGCATTTGCAAAAC attcGGAAATCTCTGCTGAAATCGAGAACCTGAGAAACTCGAGGACAATTTTGAAAGGAAATG AATCTGCAATATCTGCCGAACTACAAGAGCTGCGGAATACACTGATCAGCCTGAAAGCAAACG tCACTGAAGAAATACAAAACCTGAGAGTGGAGCAAACCCTCCTGAAGGAAAAAG ATTCTAAGATCATGGCAAATGTTACAAACTTGGAAAATTATGTTTCTAAAG tgtgcGTCATCAAGACCTGCCCTTGTGAATGGACCTTGTTTAGTGGGAAATGTTACTACTTTTCCAATGAGAACAGAGACTGGAAGAAAGCAAGAGAATTCTGTCAATCCCAAGACTCGGACCTTGCAGTGATCAACAGTGATGAAGAGCTG AACTATTTAAAGGGCAAAGTTCGAGTGGATCACTTGGTTGGAATGAGCGATTTGGAGACAGAAGGGGTCTGGAAGTGGTTGGATGGGAGTTTAGTGGATGGGAG AATGTGGAATCCTGGGGAACCAAACAATCAAGGAAAAGAAGACTGTGGTGAGATGAGCAACGGCAAGCTGAATGACATCCCTTGCAACATAAAACAACGATGGATCTGTGAAAAAACACTTTAA